From one Anaerococcus prevotii DSM 20548 genomic stretch:
- a CDS encoding metal ABC transporter ATP-binding protein, protein MNKPILKVENLSFAYDKDLILDGINFEIKEGDFVALVGANGVGKSTLLKVILGELKAKEGHIEIFSDDIRKDKHFRDLAYISQNAVTSYRNFPTTIEEAIKIHISYQKKKIEPKDLMEKLGLWDHRKKALSDLSGGQIQRFAISLALIKDASLILLDEPTTGIDEDFANEFFKSLIALKKSGKTILIITHQLDMAAVFVDYAIRIKKGKEKIISKDELSL, encoded by the coding sequence ATGAATAAGCCAATTTTAAAGGTAGAAAATCTTAGCTTTGCCTACGACAAAGATCTAATTCTTGATGGTATCAATTTTGAAATAAAAGAGGGAGATTTCGTGGCCCTTGTTGGGGCAAATGGTGTTGGAAAATCTACTCTCCTAAAGGTAATTTTGGGAGAGCTAAAGGCTAAGGAAGGTCATATAGAAATATTTTCTGATGACATAAGAAAGGATAAGCATTTTAGGGACCTAGCTTATATTTCTCAAAATGCCGTTACTTCCTATAGGAATTTCCCGACAACTATTGAAGAAGCGATTAAAATCCACATTTCTTACCAAAAAAAGAAAATAGAGCCAAAAGATTTGATGGAAAAGCTAGGTCTTTGGGATCATAGAAAGAAGGCCCTAAGCGATTTGTCAGGTGGACAGATTCAAAGATTTGCTATAAGCCTAGCCCTAATAAAGGATGCAAGTTTAATCCTTTTAGATGAACCAACGACTGGAATTGATGAGGATTTTGCTAATGAATTTTTTAAAAGCTTGATCGCTCTTAAAAAAAGTGGCAAGACCATTTTGATAATTACCCACCAGCTTGATATGGCAGCTGTCTTCGTAGATTATGCTATTAGAATAAAGAAGGGTAAAGAAAAGATTATAAGCAAAGATGAGCTTAGTTTGTGA
- a CDS encoding metal ABC transporter permease, producing the protein MLDILEYEFMQRAFIVGGLLALILPCMGQLVLLKRLSMIGDTLSHSSLAGLTIGLAFGFSPILAAIIACLLAGLSIELIRNKLKAYQEISTVIILAASIGLAGIFSSMVKNTNAISSYLFGSIVTISDEEFYLVIGVAIFVLLAYMLLYKSLYLTIFDSQAAKIMGINVRLINIFITFLTAIAVSISAKTIGSLIVSSILVIPSICAMQYAKTYKNTLILSIGFSIIFVFLGLIISYYLDLKPGSVIVLISVLWLIISLFIKKK; encoded by the coding sequence ATGCTAGATATATTAGAATATGAATTTATGCAAAGGGCCTTTATTGTTGGAGGGCTATTAGCTTTGATTTTGCCATGCATGGGCCAATTAGTTCTTCTTAAGAGGCTTTCTATGATTGGAGATACCCTATCTCACTCATCCCTTGCAGGGCTTACTATTGGTCTCGCCTTTGGTTTTAGTCCAATCCTTGCGGCGATTATTGCTTGTCTTCTTGCAGGCTTATCTATAGAGCTTATTAGAAATAAATTAAAGGCCTATCAAGAGATTTCGACAGTAATAATTCTTGCAGCATCAATTGGTCTTGCTGGAATATTCTCATCCATGGTCAAAAACACCAATGCGATATCATCTTACTTATTTGGATCTATAGTGACCATCTCGGATGAGGAGTTTTATTTGGTAATAGGAGTTGCTATATTTGTACTTTTGGCCTATATGCTTTTGTACAAAAGCCTTTATTTAACTATTTTTGATTCTCAAGCGGCTAAGATTATGGGAATTAATGTAAGACTTATAAATATTTTTATAACTTTCTTAACGGCCATTGCAGTATCAATTTCAGCTAAGACAATAGGGTCTTTGATAGTATCATCAATCTTAGTTATACCCAGTATTTGTGCAATGCAATATGCCAAGACTTACAAAAATACATTAATATTATCGATAGGATTCTCGATAATTTTTGTATTTTTAGGACTTATAATATCTTATTACCTAGACTTAAAACCAGGCTCAGTCATAGTATTGATATCTGTATTATGGTTAATAATAAGCCTTTTTATAAAGAAAAAATAA
- a CDS encoding DUF5633 domain-containing protein — protein MKNKKKLGRAVLLACLFATSLSACSLFKNKEAKTLVNQPVKTSEIGKYVAKKSSIKKDKTTEVLVDAEIKKEDIVKIVKHGDHWHVFTKDGREKITYTDPSKMESINNFDMVSVVGKSQLKNKDVVAIKKHGDHYHVYLADGTEYLTYENPSALFPNIPIGTYVGSHGSQKSNWTKAEKRAQNIKVKERLERDDERVIKILKHGDHYHIYTSKGNEFVTYEDPRSLYPNASYGIYQGSHGNRKEMIAKILEEDKEKQANKKGKIVDKKPEKLQKDKKLIKVEDEKKTHNVVKILKHGDHYHIYTKDGDEYISYTNPSSLYPDIPIGTYHGSHGDVNKEKNNNKAEDKKENPKKPDQYGPGHTGAYNKSRIENLKITNILGKEKVDRYDIVKILKHGDHYHIYDSKGREGVTYENPQDIYPKANFGQYEGSHGNHNDDRKDFTWPEGITKIVDHGDHWHLYRGDKEVGVVTENPKSHYPDAEYINDSKDYSQVEVNDGDLFSYDSVKGKKIAGIERVFDDRFKLMENYGKITDGKAAFGPGGQYKGGDVFYWLHGDHYHYLSIKDLVKMEKAGELGDFTAKDIVATLKYKMENPEVEIGKDYDDEKSEILRYNIIRFLKRAYPEADVSNIELNFYVYGSEDLVFHISDFEEVGGKVVYKNGNLPEMKKEEKDKSDEKEKEESSENNKEEELENKEEKESKDKEEKKEIDPEEKEENLEKAQDGYESKEKAEIAAKKALESDFANNDYDIIQGPNGRWFYNLKVS, from the coding sequence ATGAAAAATAAGAAAAAATTAGGAAGAGCAGTCCTACTTGCTTGCCTATTTGCAACAAGCCTTAGCGCCTGCTCCCTATTCAAGAATAAAGAAGCAAAAACACTTGTAAATCAGCCAGTAAAAACAAGTGAAATAGGAAAATATGTGGCCAAAAAATCATCCATCAAAAAGGATAAGACTACAGAAGTCCTAGTGGATGCTGAAATAAAAAAAGAAGACATAGTAAAGATTGTAAAACACGGTGATCACTGGCATGTCTTCACCAAAGATGGTAGAGAAAAGATAACCTATACCGACCCAAGCAAGATGGAAAGTATCAATAACTTTGATATGGTAAGTGTAGTAGGCAAGAGTCAGTTAAAAAATAAAGATGTAGTTGCAATTAAAAAGCACGGCGATCATTACCATGTTTATTTAGCAGATGGAACAGAATATCTCACCTATGAAAATCCATCAGCTCTTTTTCCAAACATCCCAATTGGAACCTATGTAGGAAGTCACGGTTCACAAAAATCTAACTGGACTAAGGCAGAAAAGAGAGCCCAAAATATAAAAGTGAAAGAAAGGCTTGAAAGAGATGATGAAAGAGTAATAAAAATCCTAAAACACGGGGACCACTACCATATTTACACATCAAAGGGCAATGAATTTGTAACTTACGAAGACCCAAGAAGCCTCTATCCAAATGCATCATACGGAATTTATCAGGGTAGCCATGGTAATAGAAAAGAAATGATAGCCAAAATACTCGAAGAAGATAAGGAAAAGCAAGCAAATAAGAAGGGCAAAATAGTAGATAAAAAACCAGAAAAACTACAAAAAGATAAGAAATTGATAAAGGTAGAAGATGAGAAGAAAACTCATAATGTAGTAAAAATTCTAAAACATGGGGACCACTACCATATCTATACAAAAGATGGAGATGAATATATAAGCTACACAAATCCATCAAGCCTTTATCCAGACATTCCAATTGGTACTTATCATGGAAGCCATGGCGATGTAAATAAAGAAAAAAATAATAATAAAGCTGAGGATAAAAAAGAAAATCCTAAAAAACCAGACCAATATGGGCCTGGACACACGGGAGCTTATAATAAATCAAGGATAGAAAACTTAAAAATAACCAATATCCTAGGCAAGGAAAAAGTTGACCGTTATGATATAGTAAAAATCCTAAAACATGGCGACCACTACCATATCTATGATTCCAAAGGTAGAGAAGGGGTAACTTATGAAAATCCTCAAGATATATATCCAAAAGCAAACTTTGGTCAATATGAAGGAAGTCATGGAAATCATAATGATGACAGAAAGGACTTCACCTGGCCAGAAGGCATCACAAAAATAGTAGACCACGGTGACCATTGGCATCTCTACAGGGGAGATAAGGAAGTAGGAGTTGTAACAGAAAATCCAAAGTCTCATTACCCAGATGCCGAATATATCAATGATTCAAAAGACTATTCTCAGGTAGAAGTAAATGATGGCGACCTATTTTCTTATGATAGCGTCAAAGGCAAAAAAATAGCAGGCATAGAAAGAGTATTTGACGATAGGTTTAAATTGATGGAAAACTACGGAAAAATAACTGATGGCAAGGCAGCTTTCGGTCCAGGAGGTCAATATAAGGGGGGCGATGTCTTCTATTGGCTCCATGGCGACCACTATCATTACCTAAGCATAAAAGATTTAGTTAAAATGGAAAAAGCTGGAGAATTAGGAGATTTTACAGCTAAAGATATAGTAGCTACTCTAAAATACAAGATGGAAAATCCAGAAGTAGAAATAGGCAAAGACTATGACGACGAAAAATCAGAAATTTTAAGATATAATATAATAAGATTTTTGAAAAGAGCCTACCCAGAAGCCGATGTAAGCAATATCGAGTTAAACTTCTATGTATACGGGTCAGAAGATTTAGTCTTCCATATAAGTGACTTCGAAGAAGTAGGTGGCAAAGTAGTCTATAAAAATGGAAATCTTCCAGAAATGAAAAAAGAAGAAAAAGATAAGTCAGACGAAAAAGAAAAAGAAGAGTCTTCAGAAAATAATAAAGAAGAAGAGCTTGAAAATAAGGAAGAAAAAGAAAGTAAAGATAAGGAAGAAAAGAAAGAAATAGATCCAGAAGAAAAAGAAGAAAATTTAGAGAAAGCTCAAGATGGTTATGAAAGCAAGGAGAAAGCAGAAATAGCTGCAAAAAAAGCCCTAGAAAGCGACTTTGCAAACAACGATTATGACATAATCCAAGGACCAAATGGTAGGTGGTTCTATAACTTGAAAGTGAGCTAA